A window of Rattus norvegicus strain BN/NHsdMcwi chromosome 14, GRCr8, whole genome shotgun sequence contains these coding sequences:
- the Vwc2 gene encoding brorin isoform X2 has translation MPSSSAMAVGALSSSLLVTCCLMVALCSPSIPLEKLAQAPEQPGQEKREHASRDSPGRVSELGRASRDEGSSARDWKSKGSRALSGREAWSKQKQAWAAQSGSAKAADWQVRPRGDTPQGEPPAAAQEAISLELMPTPELPEEYAYPDYRGKGCVDESGFVYAIGEKFAPGPSACPCLCTEEGPLCAQPECPRLHPRCIHVDTSQCCPQCKERKNYCEFRGKTYQTLEEFVVQTALQKPLSSQLVER, from the coding sequence ATGCCTAGCTCCTCTGCGATGGCAGTTGGCGCGCTCTCCAGTTCCCTCTTGGTCACCTGCTGCCTGATGGTGGCTCTGTGCAGTCCGAGCATCCCGCTGGAGAAGCTGGCCCAAGCTCCAGAGCAACCCGGCCAGGAAAAGCGCGAGCACGCGTCTCGGGACAGCCCGGGAAGGGTGAGCGAGCTCGGGCGCGCCTCTAGGGACGAGGGCAGCAGTGCCCGGGACTGGAAGAGCAAGGGCAGCCGCGCGCTCTCGGGCCGGGAGGCGTGGAGCAAGCAGAAGCAGGCCTGGGCTGCCCAGAGCGGGAGCGCCAAGGCCGCGGACTGGCAGGTCCGGCCTCGCGGGGATACCCCACAGGGGGAGCCCCCGGCCGCCGCCCAGGAAGCGATCAGTCTGGAACTCATGCCCACACCGGAGCTGCCTGAGGAATACGCCTATCCCGACTACCGCGGGAAGGGCTGCGTGGACGAGAGTGGCTTCGTGTATGCGATTGGGGAGAAGTTCGCCCCAGGTCCCTCAGCCTGCCCATGTCTGTGTACGGAGGAGGGGCCCCTTTGCGCCCAGCCAGAGTGCCCGCGGCTTCACCCGCGCTGCATCCACGTTGACACCAGTCAGTGCTGTCCGCAGTGCAAAGAGAGGAAGAACTACTGCGAGTTCCGGGGCAAGACCTACCAGACTTTGGAGGAGTTCGTG